A DNA window from Bacteroidales bacterium contains the following coding sequences:
- a CDS encoding class I SAM-dependent methyltransferase, translated as MEEFWDERYDTREFVYGKAPNALFKDFIDNTPPGDLLLPAEGEGRNAVYAALKKWNVTAFDFSSKAKAKAMQLAAEYGVRIEYHISSIEDFQTNRNFDAVALIFLHLPPETRQQMHRKLIKFLRPGGYFLIEAFSRKQILYNTGGPKNLALLYNGQELAEDLKSLELVHYKEKRRGLNEGYYHKGEAEVIQLIARKLN; from the coding sequence GAAGAGTTTTGGGATGAAAGATATGATACCAGGGAGTTTGTATATGGCAAAGCTCCAAATGCTTTATTTAAAGATTTTATAGACAATACCCCACCAGGGGATTTACTTTTACCTGCCGAAGGTGAGGGAAGGAATGCAGTTTATGCTGCCTTGAAGAAATGGAATGTGACTGCGTTTGATTTTAGCAGTAAAGCCAAAGCAAAAGCCATGCAACTGGCAGCCGAATATGGTGTCCGCATTGAGTATCATATTTCATCCATAGAGGATTTTCAGACAAACCGGAATTTTGATGCAGTGGCACTGATTTTTCTTCATCTGCCCCCGGAAACAAGGCAGCAAATGCACCGCAAACTGATTAAATTTCTTAGACCTGGAGGGTATTTTCTCATAGAGGCTTTTAGTCGTAAACAGATCCTTTACAATACCGGTGGTCCGAAAAATCTAGCCCTTTTGTACAATGGCCAGGAGTTAGCCGAAGATCTTAAATCACTGGAATTGGTTCATTATAAGGAAAAACGGCGGGGTCTCAATGAAGGATACTACCACAAAGGAGAGGCTGAAGTTATTCAGTTGATTGCCCGAAAGT